In a single window of the Acidobacteriota bacterium genome:
- a CDS encoding thioredoxin domain-containing protein: METLVMAKLYILTSVLIAVAALSPFLGHAQAPNDVLAKATGHVIRVGDLREDLQAASQKLPEELRSARTAAFDRMMAERVLQSEARKQGTTVGRLLAVTRSKIADPPAAEVTKLYDANRTSLSSYSEAEGRQIVIDYLRQKPEQDAVSALILELQTKYKATAGKNVNAADLRPADVVATIEGKAITAAEFDKYVEFDLYELRADDAERLRDAVAEILLQKLISDEAAAEKIDAGALLAREITSKMKDYSDEERFALEAAFRNRLFQKYKAEILLDVPKPPVFNIDTANSASIGPADAKAVIVMFSDLQCSACAAAHPIIKGVIAEFPNKVRFVVRNFPLEGIHKNARNAALAARAAFNQGKFFEFAEILYKNQNKLDAASLSEYARQIGSNEKQFDADIRSEKTAAEIDRDIWDGEMLQISGTPTVYVNGIRMRRISAISLRNAIETALPR, encoded by the coding sequence ATGGAAACTTTGGTTATGGCGAAGCTTTACATTTTAACATCGGTATTGATCGCAGTCGCGGCGTTATCGCCGTTTTTGGGACACGCGCAGGCTCCGAACGACGTTCTGGCAAAGGCAACGGGCCACGTTATTCGCGTTGGGGACCTGAGAGAGGACCTTCAGGCAGCGTCACAAAAGCTCCCGGAAGAATTGCGTTCAGCTCGGACCGCAGCTTTTGACCGAATGATGGCCGAGCGCGTTCTGCAATCAGAAGCTCGCAAACAAGGCACGACCGTCGGCAGGCTATTGGCGGTCACCCGCTCAAAGATAGCTGATCCGCCTGCTGCAGAGGTTACCAAGCTCTACGACGCAAACCGCACCTCCCTTTCCTCTTACTCTGAGGCCGAGGGCCGGCAGATCGTGATCGATTACCTGCGGCAAAAGCCTGAGCAGGATGCCGTCAGCGCACTGATCCTGGAACTGCAGACAAAATACAAAGCAACAGCAGGCAAGAACGTCAACGCGGCAGACCTGAGGCCCGCAGACGTCGTTGCAACCATAGAAGGCAAGGCGATAACTGCTGCCGAGTTCGATAAATATGTCGAATTCGATCTTTACGAACTCCGTGCGGATGATGCCGAACGCCTGCGCGATGCCGTCGCGGAGATACTGCTGCAAAAGCTGATCTCAGACGAAGCCGCAGCCGAAAAGATAGACGCCGGTGCTCTGCTCGCTCGAGAGATAACGAGCAAAATGAAAGACTATTCGGACGAAGAGCGGTTCGCTCTGGAGGCCGCCTTTCGAAACCGGCTGTTTCAGAAATACAAGGCAGAGATTTTGCTCGATGTCCCAAAACCGCCGGTTTTCAATATTGACACTGCGAATAGCGCCTCGATCGGGCCTGCGGACGCGAAAGCTGTTATTGTGATGTTCAGCGATCTTCAGTGTTCGGCGTGTGCAGCTGCTCATCCGATCATCAAGGGCGTGATCGCCGAGTTTCCCAACAAGGTGAGATTTGTCGTTCGCAACTTCCCTCTCGAAGGCATCCATAAGAACGCCCGCAACGCGGCACTCGCCGCACGTGCCGCGTTCAATCAAGGAAAGTTCTTTGAATTCGCCGAGATACTATATAAGAATCAGAATAAATTGGATGCAGCGTCGCTGTCTGAATACGCGAGACAGATAGGCTCGAATGAAAAGCAGTTCGACGCAGATATTAGGTCAGAAAAGACCGCCGCAGAAATTGACCGCGACATTTGGGATGGGGAGATGCTTCAGATTTCCGGAACGCCGACGGTTTATGTGAACGGCATTCGTATGCGTAGGATCTCCGCGATATCGCTCCGTAATGCCATCGAAACCGCGTTGCCGCGGTAG
- a CDS encoding nucleoside deaminase, producing MTEADRKFMMRAIELAREGVEADAGGPFGCVIVKDGEIVGEGNNRVTSTNDPTAHAEVVAIREACSKLGSFQLEGCSIYASCEPCPMCLGAIYWSRPAAIFYAGTRDDAAAAGFDDDLFYRELELPNEKRELSMQQIMRDEAQAAFRVWIEKEDKIEY from the coding sequence ATGACCGAAGCTGACCGCAAATTCATGATGCGTGCGATAGAACTCGCACGTGAAGGCGTCGAAGCGGACGCCGGCGGGCCGTTCGGCTGCGTGATCGTCAAAGACGGCGAGATCGTCGGCGAAGGGAACAATCGCGTTACGTCGACGAATGACCCGACCGCTCACGCCGAGGTCGTCGCTATTCGAGAGGCATGCTCTAAACTCGGATCGTTTCAGCTTGAAGGCTGCTCGATCTACGCCTCGTGCGAGCCGTGCCCGATGTGCCTCGGTGCCATATATTGGTCACGGCCGGCGGCTATCTTTTATGCAGGAACGCGTGACGATGCGGCGGCTGCCGGTTTCGACGACGATCTCTTTTATCGGGAGCTTGAACTTCCCAATGAAAAGCGTGAACTTAGTATGCAGCAAATAATGCGTGATGAGGCCCAGGCGGCTTTCCGCGTATGGATAGAGAAAGAGGACAAGATAGAATACTGA
- a CDS encoding VanW family protein, translating to MESRSIPKPERRSRLRNILGREYYTAKRRLSWLANSRKFAKPAANIRLEHSIFKHRSTILRPLRDVEMYLQHNKRTNLRLAIERIEGAVIRPGDTLSVWRLVGRPTASRGFLEGLVLHNGRIEKGIGGGLCQLGNLLYWIALHSPLTIAERYRHGFDVFPDINRSIPFACGATLAYNYIDLQLRNDTSRSYQVRLWMDDEYLHGELFSDSPSEFKYEIFETDHQMKLQPWGGYTRHNRIWRRRTSLIDGMTEEELITENHAIMMYEPLLTA from the coding sequence ATGGAAAGCCGAAGCATTCCCAAGCCGGAAAGACGGAGCAGACTCCGCAACATTCTGGGACGAGAATACTACACGGCGAAGCGACGCCTCTCTTGGCTCGCTAACTCGCGAAAGTTCGCAAAACCTGCCGCAAATATTCGCCTCGAACACAGTATATTCAAGCACAGATCGACCATCCTTCGTCCCCTCCGCGACGTAGAGATGTATCTGCAGCATAACAAGCGGACTAATCTGCGGCTGGCGATCGAGCGTATTGAAGGAGCGGTCATTCGGCCCGGCGACACGCTCTCTGTTTGGCGGCTGGTAGGGCGGCCTACGGCATCACGCGGATTTCTCGAGGGCCTTGTCCTTCATAACGGCCGCATCGAAAAAGGCATCGGCGGCGGGCTCTGCCAGCTTGGCAATCTGCTATATTGGATCGCATTGCATTCGCCCCTCACGATCGCGGAAAGATACCGCCACGGTTTTGACGTTTTCCCGGACATCAACCGCTCGATACCATTTGCCTGCGGGGCGACGCTCGCTTACAACTACATCGATCTTCAGCTTCGCAACGACACGTCCAGATCGTACCAAGTTCGTCTATGGATGGACGATGAATATCTGCACGGTGAATTGTTCTCGGATTCACCTTCTGAATTCAAATACGAAATATTCGAGACCGACCATCAGATGAAACTACAGCCGTGGGGCGGCTACACACGGCACAATCGCATCTGGCGTCGCAGGACGAGCTTAATTGACGGCATGACCGAAGAAGAACTCATCACCGAAAACCACGCAATAATGATGTACGAGCCGCTCCTTACCGCCTGA
- a CDS encoding TonB family protein: MFDQLLISETEGTRTKGRRGYFAVSGIAMVTLLVTAFVYSIFAIDFRIASSGFEVTQMLMPVMPPAAEPVPEPQPQPRQSMPATPQRSETNVPTRAVNMARVDETRYVPKEVSTTPNTTLSRPLGDVKFNGRDSNPVDPGTSGRDTGTGTGTLGGTGTGPATNTVAAADDPPPPPPVKRDPPPTPTPPKQISGGVVNGKAISLPKPNYSAAAVAVGASGRVDVQVLIDERGNVISAKAVSGHPLLRASAEQAARNARFEATKLSDVPVKVSGVIIYNFTQS; this comes from the coding sequence ATGTTTGACCAATTATTGATCAGTGAAACTGAAGGCACCCGAACAAAGGGCCGCCGCGGTTATTTTGCGGTGTCAGGCATTGCGATGGTGACGCTGCTTGTCACGGCCTTCGTGTACAGTATTTTTGCGATCGATTTCCGGATCGCTTCAAGCGGATTTGAAGTAACACAAATGCTTATGCCGGTGATGCCGCCGGCGGCTGAACCGGTCCCTGAACCGCAGCCCCAGCCGCGTCAGAGCATGCCGGCGACACCGCAGAGGTCAGAAACGAACGTGCCGACGCGTGCCGTGAATATGGCGAGGGTCGATGAAACCAGATACGTCCCGAAAGAAGTATCGACCACACCGAACACAACGCTTTCGCGTCCTCTCGGCGATGTGAAGTTCAACGGCAGAGACTCGAACCCTGTCGATCCCGGAACATCCGGAAGAGATACGGGAACCGGAACAGGAACACTTGGCGGAACCGGCACGGGACCTGCAACGAACACGGTCGCAGCCGCCGATGACCCGCCGCCTCCGCCGCCGGTGAAACGCGATCCGCCGCCGACACCGACCCCGCCGAAACAGATCTCGGGCGGCGTTGTGAACGGAAAGGCCATCAGTTTGCCGAAGCCGAACTACTCTGCCGCGGCAGTTGCGGTCGGGGCATCAGGAAGGGTTGACGTGCAGGTGTTGATCGACGAAAGAGGAAACGTGATCTCCGCAAAGGCTGTCAGCGGCCACCCGCTGTTGCGTGCATCGGCGGAACAGGCAGCACGCAATGCCAGATTTGAGGCGACGAAGCTCTCGGACGTTCCGGTCAAGGTCTCGGGCGTGATCATCTACAACTTTACTCAGTCGTAA
- a CDS encoding S46 family peptidase — MKRIAGFFLLISLLVPIALADEGMWTFDNPPLRQWKEMYNFEPSQEWLDNIRLASPKVSGASGAFVSPNGLVATNHHVAAGYIARLSTKERDLMKTGFYAKTQAEELKIPDAEVSILASYLDVTKRVLDAAASGASDADIAAKRRAEIAVIEKDCNATSGLSCQVISFYSGGEYWLYRFKRYTDVRLVMAPEEQTAFFGGDYDNFTFPRHDLDFTFLRAYENDKPANTPNYLKWSTTGSKDGEFILVSGYPGSTARLLTVAQLAYQRDVGNPLQKKVWELRRKALEEYAKLGAEQARQAQQGMRSFANSLKRLDGQQSGLLNPRNFSRKEAEEKDLRDRLKAKPELEREYAPAWENIAYAYKKLPAMAERLSFSNLAASRIATIAQQIVTYHLEMAKPEAQRLPEYREGRIAATRNSILSPVTIYKEMDEATLRSWLEEARKALGANDPFVKASVGDAEPAEVVGRAFRETKLEDVNVRKALLDGPADAVLNSTEPMITLAKRTEPVIRELRAWNEANILNVETANGTKIAQARFAVYGKTMPPDANSQLRILYGKVLGYDEDTTLVPYKTTFFGLYDRALSFNERHPFDLPKRVMDARTKLDLATPLNFVYTADTIGGNSGSPVINRNGEIVGLNFDSNLQKLSNRYWYIDEAEGSRAVGVHSAGIIESLRKIYDADELVKELTGK, encoded by the coding sequence ATGAAACGTATAGCCGGCTTTTTTCTTCTTATTTCACTCTTGGTTCCCATTGCGCTTGCGGATGAGGGAATGTGGACATTTGACAATCCGCCGCTGCGGCAGTGGAAGGAAATGTACAACTTCGAGCCCTCGCAGGAATGGCTTGATAACATTCGCCTTGCCAGTCCAAAGGTAAGCGGTGCTTCCGGAGCATTTGTTTCGCCGAACGGCCTCGTCGCGACCAATCATCACGTCGCGGCAGGCTACATCGCCCGGCTTTCGACAAAAGAACGCGACCTGATGAAGACCGGATTCTATGCCAAGACGCAGGCAGAAGAGCTGAAGATACCGGACGCCGAGGTTTCGATCCTCGCTTCGTATCTGGACGTCACAAAGCGTGTCCTTGATGCGGCGGCGAGCGGAGCGAGCGATGCAGATATCGCGGCGAAGCGACGTGCCGAGATCGCCGTGATCGAAAAAGACTGCAACGCGACATCAGGGCTTTCGTGCCAGGTGATCAGCTTTTATAGCGGCGGCGAATACTGGCTGTATCGTTTCAAACGCTATACGGACGTACGTCTTGTTATGGCTCCGGAAGAGCAAACGGCTTTTTTCGGCGGCGACTACGACAATTTCACATTTCCGCGGCACGATCTGGATTTCACATTCCTCAGAGCCTACGAAAATGACAAACCGGCGAATACCCCGAATTATCTGAAATGGTCAACGACCGGTTCTAAAGACGGTGAGTTCATTCTTGTTTCCGGCTATCCGGGATCAACGGCACGATTGCTTACTGTCGCTCAGCTCGCTTATCAGCGAGATGTCGGCAATCCGCTGCAAAAGAAGGTATGGGAACTCCGACGCAAGGCGCTTGAAGAGTACGCAAAACTCGGTGCGGAGCAGGCACGTCAGGCGCAACAGGGAATGCGTTCATTTGCGAATTCTCTCAAGCGGCTCGACGGACAGCAGTCGGGTTTGCTGAATCCGCGTAACTTCAGCCGCAAAGAGGCTGAGGAGAAGGATCTGCGTGACAGGCTAAAGGCGAAACCCGAGCTCGAACGCGAATACGCTCCGGCCTGGGAAAATATCGCGTACGCCTACAAGAAGCTGCCCGCCATGGCGGAACGCCTGTCATTTTCAAATCTTGCCGCGTCGCGCATCGCGACGATCGCACAGCAGATCGTTACCTATCATTTGGAAATGGCAAAACCTGAAGCTCAGCGGCTGCCCGAATATCGCGAAGGCCGCATTGCGGCTACTCGGAATTCCATACTCTCGCCGGTAACGATCTACAAAGAGATGGACGAGGCTACTTTGCGTTCGTGGCTGGAAGAGGCTCGCAAAGCTCTCGGAGCAAATGATCCCTTCGTCAAAGCTTCAGTTGGTGATGCCGAGCCGGCTGAGGTCGTTGGGCGTGCGTTTCGCGAGACGAAACTGGAAGATGTGAACGTCCGCAAGGCATTGCTCGACGGCCCCGCAGATGCGGTGCTGAATTCGACCGAACCAATGATAACGCTGGCGAAACGGACCGAACCCGTGATCCGTGAATTAAGAGCGTGGAATGAGGCGAACATTCTGAATGTAGAGACAGCCAACGGTACAAAGATCGCCCAGGCAAGATTCGCCGTTTACGGCAAGACGATGCCGCCGGACGCGAACTCGCAGCTTCGCATACTTTACGGCAAGGTACTCGGTTACGATGAGGACACGACGCTGGTACCGTACAAAACGACGTTCTTCGGGCTTTATGATAGGGCACTCAGCTTTAATGAAAGGCATCCTTTTGACCTGCCGAAACGCGTAATGGACGCCCGTACAAAACTCGATCTGGCGACGCCCCTGAATTTCGTTTACACGGCGGACACCATCGGCGGGAACTCTGGCTCGCCTGTCATAAATAGAAATGGCGAGATAGTCGGGCTCAATTTCGACAGCAATCTGCAGAAGCTATCAAACCGCTATTGGTACATCGACGAAGCGGAAGGTTCGCGTGCGGTCGGCGTTCATTCCGCGGGTATCATTGAGTCGCTGCGAAAGATCTACGACGCCGACGAACTTGTGAAGGAACTTACAGGCAAATAA
- a CDS encoding RNA-binding protein — translation MGNKLYVGNLSFRVTSEDLQEHFATAGAVESANVVYDRETGRSRGFGFVEMASDDDATNAIAQFNGSEYDGRNMVVNEARPREDRPRGGGGGNYGGNRW, via the coding sequence ATGGGAAACAAATTGTATGTAGGTAACCTGTCTTTCCGGGTTACGAGTGAAGATCTGCAGGAGCATTTCGCGACCGCAGGAGCAGTGGAATCGGCAAACGTTGTCTATGACCGCGAAACAGGGCGTTCGCGTGGATTCGGTTTTGTCGAAATGGCATCGGACGATGACGCTACGAATGCAATTGCACAGTTCAACGGCTCCGAATACGACGGCCGCAATATGGTCGTTAACGAGGCCCGTCCGCGTGAGGACCGACCGAGAGGCGGAGGCGGCGGAAACTACGGCGGAAACCGCTGGTAG
- a CDS encoding pyridoxal phosphate-dependent aminotransferase translates to MTEAKLTKVKPDIRAITRLVPSSGNLVQGQSELPIDRRLAEAAAVEIAASRNHYGGSEGDEELRKAVAAKIAKYNGIDVNIDARPFELMITNGGTGALIGIALSYLRGAAALVFEPYYPYHRRILEEFGAKNEAFELNDDLTFDKDELLAHCKRLKDRAEFPLKAIIVCSPANPSGKVMSQAELEAIADVAKELDLMLISDEVYEHYVTGENPHTPIASLPDMWERTITVNSFSKSWNISGWRLGYAYGPGELIGPVNNAANVIFVCPVTPLQAALGKVLMADDEYYPRLRDKFDAKRRRFAEGISDLGFEIYDAGSSFYIWARIPRRFDDAIAFNEMIMREAGVGMTPGSAFADSDTWDAHVRICVAREDEILNGSLERLTKLLSN, encoded by the coding sequence ATGACCGAAGCGAAATTGACAAAAGTAAAGCCCGATATTCGAGCTATCACGCGCCTGGTGCCGTCGAGCGGGAATCTGGTTCAGGGCCAGTCCGAACTGCCGATCGATCGGCGGCTTGCAGAGGCGGCGGCGGTCGAAATAGCCGCCAGCCGCAATCATTACGGCGGCAGCGAAGGCGATGAGGAATTGCGTAAAGCTGTCGCGGCAAAGATCGCAAAATACAACGGCATCGACGTGAATATCGACGCTCGGCCGTTTGAATTGATGATCACAAACGGCGGTACGGGAGCCCTGATCGGGATCGCTCTTAGCTATTTGCGCGGGGCCGCGGCGTTGGTCTTTGAGCCCTATTATCCTTATCACCGGCGGATCTTGGAAGAATTCGGAGCTAAGAATGAGGCATTTGAACTTAATGATGACCTGACGTTCGACAAAGATGAGCTTCTCGCACACTGTAAGCGTTTGAAAGACCGCGCAGAGTTTCCCCTGAAGGCTATCATCGTTTGTTCACCTGCGAATCCGAGCGGCAAGGTAATGTCGCAAGCCGAGCTCGAGGCAATTGCGGACGTTGCGAAAGAACTCGATCTGATGCTCATTTCCGACGAGGTTTATGAGCATTATGTGACCGGCGAGAACCCGCACACGCCGATCGCGTCGCTGCCGGACATGTGGGAACGCACCATCACCGTCAATTCGTTCTCTAAATCCTGGAACATTTCCGGCTGGCGTCTCGGTTACGCATACGGCCCCGGCGAACTCATCGGTCCGGTCAACAACGCTGCGAATGTGATCTTCGTCTGCCCTGTAACGCCCTTGCAAGCCGCGCTCGGCAAGGTCCTGATGGCCGACGATGAGTATTATCCGCGGCTGCGAGACAAATTTGACGCCAAGCGTCGGAGATTTGCCGAGGGCATCTCCGATCTCGGATTTGAGATCTATGATGCAGGGTCGTCGTTCTACATTTGGGCACGGATACCTCGGCGGTTCGACGATGCTATCGCGTTCAACGAGATGATCATGAGAGAGGCGGGCGTCGGAATGACGCCGGGCTCAGCCTTTGCGGACAGCGACACATGGGACGCCCATGTCCGTATTTGCGTCGCTCGTGAAGATGAGATACTTAATGGTTCACTGGAGCGACTGACCAAACTTCTGAGCAATTGA
- the mpl gene encoding UDP-N-acetylmuramate:L-alanyl-gamma-D-glutamyl-meso-diaminopimelate ligase: MHYHLIGICGTAMASLAGMLQARGHRVTGSDQNVYPPMSTQLEQLGIEIMQGYMAENTDLDRDITVVGNTIMRGNPELEEVLNRKLVYRSQAEVVREEFIRGRHSLVVAGTHGKTTTTSLATWVCEVGGLDPTFLVGGVVQNFGQSFRVTDSDYFVIEGDEYDTAFFDKKPKFMSYLPELAIINNIEFDHADIYKDLDAIKWQFSRLMNLVPGNGRLICGIDSPVVVEVLEQMKRKLFTTVETFGLSDDAKWQARDIAFSGEGTSFSVFCGGEKWAEFTTKMIGEFNVRNCLAVIIAADAWGISKEKLQEAFDTFESVKRRMEVRGIERGVTVIDDFAHHPTAVDETLKALRQRYSHNRLIAVFEPRSRSSRLSVFEDRYKEAFIHADSVIIAGVFNPEDAKNYGEVLDVPKLVADIAATGKPARTLDDADAIVEHLTPQLSDGDVVAIMSNGGFGGIHEKLLAVLRNG, translated from the coding sequence ATGCACTATCACCTAATTGGAATTTGCGGGACGGCGATGGCGTCCTTAGCAGGGATGCTGCAGGCACGCGGCCATCGGGTCACGGGCTCGGATCAGAACGTCTATCCGCCGATGTCAACTCAGCTGGAACAGCTCGGCATCGAAATAATGCAGGGCTACATGGCCGAAAATACTGATCTTGATCGCGATATAACCGTCGTCGGCAACACTATAATGCGCGGCAATCCGGAGCTGGAGGAAGTGCTTAATCGCAAGCTGGTCTATCGTTCTCAGGCCGAGGTTGTGCGTGAGGAGTTCATACGCGGCCGGCATTCGCTGGTTGTTGCGGGTACTCACGGTAAAACGACAACGACCAGCCTTGCGACTTGGGTTTGTGAGGTCGGCGGGCTCGATCCGACGTTTCTCGTCGGCGGCGTCGTGCAGAATTTCGGCCAGAGTTTTCGAGTTACCGACAGCGACTATTTCGTGATCGAAGGCGACGAGTATGACACCGCTTTCTTTGATAAGAAGCCGAAATTCATGTCTTATCTGCCCGAGCTCGCGATCATAAACAACATCGAATTTGACCACGCCGATATCTACAAAGACCTCGATGCTATCAAGTGGCAGTTCTCGCGGCTGATGAACCTCGTTCCGGGCAACGGCCGCCTGATCTGTGGCATTGATTCACCTGTTGTCGTCGAAGTGCTCGAACAGATGAAACGGAAGCTTTTCACCACTGTCGAGACGTTCGGATTATCGGACGACGCGAAATGGCAGGCACGCGACATCGCTTTCTCGGGTGAAGGTACTTCGTTTTCGGTGTTTTGCGGCGGCGAAAAATGGGCGGAATTCACGACCAAGATGATCGGCGAATTCAATGTCCGAAACTGCCTGGCCGTGATCATCGCTGCGGATGCGTGGGGCATTTCTAAGGAAAAGTTGCAGGAGGCATTCGATACGTTCGAATCGGTGAAACGCCGTATGGAGGTCCGAGGCATCGAACGCGGCGTTACGGTGATCGACGATTTCGCACATCATCCGACCGCAGTTGACGAGACGCTGAAGGCACTTCGGCAGCGGTATTCCCACAATCGATTGATCGCCGTTTTCGAGCCGCGCTCAAGGTCGTCGCGGCTGTCGGTTTTTGAGGACAGATACAAGGAGGCCTTCATTCACGCTGACAGTGTTATCATCGCCGGCGTTTTCAATCCTGAGGACGCGAAAAATTACGGCGAAGTACTTGACGTGCCCAAATTGGTCGCGGACATCGCCGCCACCGGAAAGCCCGCACGAACGCTTGACGATGCTGACGCGATCGTCGAACATTTGACGCCTCAGCTATCAGACGGCGACGTCGTTGCGATCATGTCAAACGGCGGTTTTGGCGGCATACACGAAAAGCTTTTGGCAGTGCTCCGAAACGGCTGA
- a CDS encoding glutaminyl-peptide cyclotransferase yields MRKLMLLLIALMFTACSQSGPAAPANGTASNAAATAPAKKEPVPVYTFEIVKTHPHDPQAFTQGLFYHNGFLYESTGQEGRSQIRKVEIATGKVLQKWDLPGDNFGEGAALLNDKIYQITWRNGIGRVFSLDDLKLLREFSYVGEGWGLTTDGTNLIMSQGTHVLKFLDPENFKQLKTLPVLREDGRPLMNLNELEYVKGEIWANIWHSERPDILGKTNHIARIDPETGKIVGWIDLTGISPDDQPKPDKASDPFDPKAENTLNGIAYDPATERVWVTGKNWRKLYEIRVVPKSQ; encoded by the coding sequence ATGAGAAAGTTGATGTTGCTCCTGATCGCTTTAATGTTCACTGCCTGTTCTCAAAGCGGGCCTGCCGCTCCCGCCAACGGTACTGCTTCGAATGCGGCCGCTACTGCTCCCGCGAAAAAGGAACCTGTTCCGGTCTATACGTTCGAGATCGTCAAAACGCACCCGCACGATCCGCAGGCATTCACGCAAGGCCTCTTTTATCACAACGGCTTTCTTTACGAGAGCACCGGCCAGGAAGGGCGCTCGCAGATCAGAAAGGTCGAGATAGCGACCGGCAAGGTACTGCAAAAATGGGATCTGCCGGGCGATAATTTCGGCGAAGGGGCCGCATTGTTGAACGACAAGATCTATCAAATAACCTGGCGTAACGGCATCGGCCGGGTCTTTTCGCTTGATGATCTCAAACTCTTACGCGAATTCAGCTACGTCGGCGAGGGCTGGGGCCTGACGACCGACGGGACCAACCTGATCATGTCGCAAGGCACACACGTCCTGAAATTCCTTGACCCTGAGAATTTCAAACAGCTCAAAACGCTTCCGGTACTCCGCGAGGATGGCCGGCCGCTGATGAATTTGAACGAGCTCGAATATGTCAAAGGCGAGATATGGGCGAACATTTGGCATTCAGAAAGGCCTGACATTCTGGGGAAAACGAACCACATCGCCCGCATCGACCCTGAAACGGGCAAGATCGTCGGCTGGATTGACCTGACCGGGATCTCACCCGATGATCAGCCGAAACCCGATAAGGCGAGCGATCCGTTCGACCCTAAAGCCGAAAACACGCTGAACGGCATCGCGTACGACCCGGCAACCGAGCGAGTTTGGGTGACGGGAAAGAACTGGCGTAAGCTTTACGAAATTCGAGTCGTCCCGAAGAGCCAATGA
- a CDS encoding DMT family transporter has product MSGNLVFFIVLALVAGAMVPTQGAVNNKLAGALDSPILASFISFVIGTLSLLVFVIVSGTGFSGLASAKNASAVAWTGGLLGAFFVTASVIAIPKLGVALTFSLIVAGQMVVTLIIDHYGLLDVPMKEINLPRIAGVLLIIVGVVLIRRF; this is encoded by the coding sequence ATGTCCGGAAACCTGGTATTTTTCATCGTCCTTGCCCTCGTCGCCGGCGCCATGGTGCCGACCCAAGGCGCGGTAAATAACAAGCTTGCGGGAGCTCTCGACAGCCCGATCCTAGCGTCATTCATTTCTTTCGTGATCGGGACCCTGTCGCTTCTCGTTTTCGTGATCGTATCGGGCACGGGATTTTCGGGCCTCGCCTCGGCCAAGAACGCATCTGCGGTCGCGTGGACCGGCGGACTGCTTGGCGCATTCTTTGTGACGGCTTCGGTCATTGCTATCCCAAAGCTCGGCGTCGCCTTAACGTTCAGTCTTATAGTTGCAGGACAAATGGTGGTAACGCTAATTATCGATCATTACGGCCTGCTTGACGTGCCGATGAAAGAGATCAACCTGCCGCGAATAGCTGGAGTATTATTGATCATAGTCGGGGTTGTGCTGATCAGGCGATTTTAG